The genomic window GCTCGGCGCGTTTCCGGTGGTCTGGCTGGTGTACGAATGGTCGATCACGGGGCATCCGTTTCATTTTCTGTCCGTCGCCGGCGGCGTCAGCCAGGTGCACATGCAGAACGTCAGCCTCGTGTCGCGTTTGACGGCGTGGCCGAGGATCGTGGCCGTGGCAACCGCGCCCGTGCCGGCCATCTTGGCGCTTTGCGGCGCGGCGGTGGCGGTAAGACAGCGTCGCGGGCTGTGGCTTCTGGTCGCGTTCGCCTTGAGTCTGGCGGTATTCACGGCGCGCACGACCATGGGCGCGTTCGGCACCAACGAAACGAAGTACGCCGCCGCGTTGGCGATGATGCTGCTGCCGTTCGCCGGTTTGTATATGGCTTCGGTGCAGGAATCTTTCGCCGGCGCGTCACGCATCTTGATGGGCGTCGCCTTGGTGCTGCTCGTGGCCGGGCCGGCGCTGTACCAGGTGCGGGTCGACAATCAACGCTTCCGCGCCAGGCCCGATTTGCGCCAGGCCGCCGAGTGGTTGACCACGCACCGCGGCGATCGCGGCGTTGTGCTGGGTACCCGCGACCAAGGCTTCTTGCTGGTGCATGGCCGCATCCCGCCCGCCGCGCGGCGCTTGGCGCAAACAAACGACGACAGCGGCCGCATCAATGTCGGCCACCTGCGGCAACTGCTTAGCGCGCCGGGAGTTAAGCTGCTCGTGTACGACCGGTTGCCCGACGCGATGGATTTTCACCCCGTATTGAAGTTGCCCGAGGGGGATCGCGTGACGTGGTCCAACCTGCCTTTTCACCGCGTCTGGCGCAGCGGATCGTATGCCGTTTACGAGGTGGAAGGTACGCCCGTCGGCGGTTGACCTCTGCTCGCTTTCTTGACTTTTCCCGGGCGTCCCTACAGGATGGTCGCGCATTGTGGCGATAGTTTGGAGGTTTATCATGATGACCCGTAAACAATGGATGGCGATCGTCGGCGCTTGGCTGGCGCTCGCATTTTTACTAACTGGTTTGGCCGCCTGCGGTGGCGGCGGTGACGATAACTCGGCCAACTTGGGCGGTGACGACGACGCGAGCGCCACGGACGACGACGACATGCCGACGCCGGGTCCGGGCGATGACGACGATGATGACGACGACACGACACCGGGCGACGACGACACGACGCCGGGTGATGACGATACGACGCCGGGCGATGACGACACCACGCCGGGCGACGACGACGACGACGACACCACACCCGGTGATGACGACGATGACGACACCACACCCGGTGATGACGACGACGACGACGACGACACGACACCCGGCGATGACGATGATGATGACGATGACGATGATGACAATGATGACGACGACACAACGCCGTCGCTCGGTGGCGTCCCGATATTCTCCGCCCTGCGCAGCCTTTACGGCGGCAACGACGGCACTAAGGGGTATTTCATCCATCTGGAATGGCTGGAGGCCGTGGATCCCGACGGCGAAGACATCATCTACAACATTTACGAAACCGACGACCCGAACAACATGAGTTACGACACCCCGGCCTACACGACCGCGAATTTGGAATACGATGTGACGGGGTTCGCTTCGGGTGATTTCTACTGTTATTCCGTGCGCGCCGAAGATGAAAGCGGCAACGAAGACGAGAACTCTTTCGTCAATTGCGCCGTGGCGGCCGACGCCTTCTATGTCGATGCGATCAACGGCGCCGATCCAGCCGCCGGCACGGCCGAGGATCCATTTGAAAGCCTCGACCAGGCCAACGACGAACTGCAAGGAACAGCGGCGGTCACCACCAATATCTACATCGCCGAGGGCACCTATGTCGGCGGTATCCTGCCGGTCAACGACTTGGTCGGCATCTACGGCGGCTGGCACAACGACACAAGCAAGGGCACGTGGACCCGCGATATCGACGCGTACCTGACCACCTTGAATCCGTCCTCCGGCACGGCCTTCGAAACCGCCAGCGCCACGACGATGATCGACGCATTTTCGCTTTCATGCGGCGGGGCGACGGGCATCGTCATGGGCCCCGGGTTGACTGCGGCGGCCAATGTCGTTTTCGACGCCTGCCCCATCGGCGTGTCGGTCACGGCGTCGGCAACGGATCAAACGATCGGCGAGATTGCGCACAGTGAATTCGTCGGCGGCCTCAACGGCATCACCGGTGTCACCTCGACATCCGGTTCGGTCATCGTGGTTTCGTTCAACAACCATTTCGACGCGGTCGAAGAGCCGATCTCCATCACGCATAACAGCGGCGGAAGCATGGTCGCGCAAGCTTTCGGCAACACGATCGAGGACGCGGAAACAGGCATTTCAATTGTAAGCGACAACGGCGAGGCCGCGGTGCAGATCTACGAAAACACGATCGTCGCTTCTTCCGACACAGCGATCTTTTTCTCGTCGGATTCGCCCGGTGCGAGCCAATTCGTGCAGATCGGCGACAACCGCATCGTTTACTCAGCCAACTACGGCATTCACATCAACTCGACCAACGGCGGCGACGAGTCCACGGTGTTCCTCGAGCGAAACACGCTGGTCTCCAACGCGAAGGGTGTGTTCCTCGAGGCGATCGAGGATGCCGGCGACTCTTCGTTCGGGACCTATCGAGTCTCGAACAACCTCGTGGTCGGCGGTGAGAACGGCATCTTGCTGGAGTTCACCAACAACGGACTCTCTGATTTGGAATTCGTACCGTGGATATTGAACAATGCCGTGATGAACGCGTCGGATGACGGCATTCATATGCTGGTCAATCAAACCGGCGGTTCCCTGGAACCCTCGCCGCGGATCTTCAACAACGATGTATTCGGTTGCGACGGTTCGGGACTCTATTTCAGCTTCCAGCCGCCCAGCCCCACGGGCGAGCCGCAGGTATACAACAACATCGTTTTGGACAACGACCTCGAAGACATCACCGTATTCGCGGGCGTTCCCGGTGACCAAATCGCCTTCAACAACTACTCCACCGGCGACGGTTCCGGACCCGGCAACATCTCGGCCGACCCGATGATCACCCATTTGCCCAGCGGCTTCGACCGCACCGACGCCGTGGGTACCACCACGACCTTGGAAGTCGCCGTCGCGGGTGAGTACACCACCGGCGAGTACATCGAGATCGACAATGACGGTGTCGCCCGGGAAATTACGGACGTAACCAGCACGACGATCACCTTCAGCCCGGCGTACTCGCGCGCGGTGCCCGCGGGCGCGGCGATTTTCCTGTGGGGCGCAAGCGACGATGTCGACGAGGACTTCACCTTGGTGACCGGTTCACCCTGCATTAATGCGGGCAACCCGGAAGGGGCTTTCAACGACCTGGACGGCACGCGCAACGACATGGGTGTCACCGGAGGCCAGTTCTACTCGCCGCGTTAATAATCGGCGACAAACCAACCGTTCCAACGAGGCGCCCCGCGGGGCGCCTTTTTCTTACCTGGAACTTCCGTCTTCGGCATCTGTCAAAACCAGCTCAGTGACCAAATCACGGAGGTGCCGATATGCGCCGTTCATACTTTGCGGTGGTGGCCGTTTTGGCCTTGGCTTTTTTCGCAGGATGCCTGGCCGATGCTCCCGACCAATGGGCGGCGCCCGCCGCGGCCCCCGTGTCGGAGCACAGCAAGGATGACGACAAAGCCCGCGGCGAACCGCCGGAGGAAGCCGCCGACCCGGAACAGATGGGACATCGGGCCGCGCTGGTCAACAGAAAGCTTATCCGCACGGGTGAAGTCACCGTTCGCGTCAAAAGCGTCGACGACGCCCGCCGCGACTTGGAAGCCCGCGTTACGGCGGCGGGTGGCTACGTGGCCGACGTTTTGCATCAACGCGCCGGGGGCAATCGGCAACTCAATATCACGCTGCGACTGCCCGCGGAGGGATTCGGCGATTTCCTGCACACCCTGCGCAATCTCGGTGTGTTGGAAAGCGAGCGCGTAACGGTGCAGGACGTCACGGATTCTTGGATTGACCTGCGGCAGCGTATCGCCACGAAAGAAAAACTGGCCGCGCGCCTGGAGCAGCAGATTGCCGAGAAGACCTATCGTTTTCGCGACCTGTTGGAAGTCGAGAAAGAACTGGCCCGCCTACGCTACGAGATCGAAAGTCTCAAGGGCCAATTGCACGGCATGGACGATCGCGTCGCGTATTCAACCTTGCAGGTCCACTTGTACCAAGAAGTGATGCAGAAAATCGCGCCGCCCGACAGCGTGTTTGCGCCGCTGCTCAACGCCATGGAAAACGCGGGCCCCCATTTCAAGGGAAGCTTGCGGGCCTTGATGGCATTTTTTGGTGGTGTGATTACCGTGGTTGTGGTGATGGCGCCGTGGCTGCTGTTGGCCGGTTTGGGAATCTTGATTCTGGTGGCAATCATCCGCCGGACGCAGCGACGCAGCCGGCGATCCGCATAGCTACTCGGCGAGGCCGTTGACGGCGTCGTAATACAGAATCGCGTCAAACAATGCGTCGACGATACGTTTCTGCGTAGCGGGCTCGGTCAGTAGTTTCGCCTCGCGCGGGTTGGTGACGAAACCGACTTCAACGAGCACGGCGGGCATCTGCGCACCGGCCAACACGAAAAAGGGCGCTTGTTTGACGCCCCGATTTTCCAACCGCATGGCCAAATCCAAACGCGCCTGCATCGCCACCGCCAACCGCTCGGACGCCGCAAGATTCTCGGTGCGAATCATGTCCTTGAGAATCGAATCCAAATCGTCGCCGTCCCCCGGCGTTTCGCTGGGCAGAGGCATGAGGATTTCCGGCCCGTTTTCGGCGGCGGCCAGCGCGGCGGCCCGTTGGTCGGATGATGTCAACGACAGAAAATACACTTCAAAACCCGTCGCGCTTCGCCGGTAGGCGCCATTGGCGTGAACGCTCACAAACATGTCGGCCCCGCGGGCGTTGGCCATGCCCGTGCGCTCGCTCAACGGAATGAAGGTGTCGTCGCTGCGCGTCAAGACCACGGCCGCAGTCGTCTCGCGACGCAGCCGGTCGGCCAGCGCCAGGGTGATGGCCAGGTTGATATCCTTCTCGCGAATACCCTGCGGACTGCAAGCGCCGGGGTCGTGTCCGCCGTGGCCCGCGTCAAGCACGATGCGGTTCACGCTGAGCATGCGATGCCGGCCGAATGCGCTATCGAGATACAACTGCGGGCTGACGGCCGGCGCGGTGGTGGGCTGCAAGGCCGCCAGTTTCACATCGCGACCGGTCAGCTTCGGTAAAGCGCGTAGGAAAAACGCCGTGGGTAACGATAACCGCCCGTCAAGAAAAAGCGGCGCCGCACCCAGGTCCATCATGCCGCCGTCGACGATGGCCGTGGTTGTAAACAAGGTCGCCGAAGCCCGCCGGTCGCCGAAGCGAATGGTCAAGCGGCGGCTGTCGGCGTGCCACTGCGCCTTGCCGCCCAACTTTTCCAGCAACGCCTCGGCCGGAAAAAACACGACGTCGCCTACGCGATAGACGTCGTTGACCGGGAAGGCCTCGTCGCCAATATGCAACTCCGCCGTGCCGGCCCAGGCGGGGCCGATCATCAGGCACCAGGCGGCCAGTAACAGGCCTACTCGTGCGACAGCTCGCAGTATGTCATCCCTTCGGTGTTCAAGCAGTGACCGATGTTGCCCTGCGGGTCGACGCAAATCAAACCGGCCCGACCGCCGATTTTCCCCAACTCCTCCATTCCCAGGCGGGCCGCCTGCATGGCGTCGTGGCCGTTACGCATGAAATCGACGATGGACTTGGCGAGGCACACTTTGATTATGTACTCGCCGGTGCCGGTACAACTCACGCCGCCGAACTCGCTGGCGTAGGTGCCGCAACCGATCATGGGTACGTCGCCCACGCGGCCGGGCAGGTCAAATTTCAATCCACCGGTGCTGGTGCCCGCGGCAATATGGTGATCCGCGTCCAACGCCACGCAACCCACGGTGCCCAGCGCCTCTTCCTGCGGCATGGCCCGACGGAG from Candidatus Lernaella stagnicola includes these protein-coding regions:
- a CDS encoding glycosyltransferase family 39 protein, coding for MGKSRWLWVVFAATVLIRVWAFAASDNGIDYHHNAFDRPLFVEGWIERGGIVPDPVYPPVHFYLLAGLRLIGGDLLHAPRLLSLLCALIAFWPLVRLTERWFGERAAVWSGLAYAVFPLGVRVGVVSLEVAPYLLFLALAFERFGKAWLAGVSDRRAAWTGVLWMNLAAATRFEAWILLPVLAAFALWHDRRRGWLVALLLGAFPVVWLVYEWSITGHPFHFLSVAGGVSQVHMQNVSLVSRLTAWPRIVAVATAPVPAILALCGAAVAVRQRRGLWLLVAFALSLAVFTARTTMGAFGTNETKYAAALAMMLLPFAGLYMASVQESFAGASRILMGVALVLLVAGPALYQVRVDNQRFRARPDLRQAAEWLTTHRGDRGVVLGTRDQGFLLVHGRIPPAARRLAQTNDDSGRINVGHLRQLLSAPGVKLLVYDRLPDAMDFHPVLKLPEGDRVTWSNLPFHRVWRSGSYAVYEVEGTPVGG
- a CDS encoding DUF4349 domain-containing protein, giving the protein MRRSYFAVVAVLALAFFAGCLADAPDQWAAPAAAPVSEHSKDDDKARGEPPEEAADPEQMGHRAALVNRKLIRTGEVTVRVKSVDDARRDLEARVTAAGGYVADVLHQRAGGNRQLNITLRLPAEGFGDFLHTLRNLGVLESERVTVQDVTDSWIDLRQRIATKEKLAARLEQQIAEKTYRFRDLLEVEKELARLRYEIESLKGQLHGMDDRVAYSTLQVHLYQEVMQKIAPPDSVFAPLLNAMENAGPHFKGSLRALMAFFGGVITVVVVMAPWLLLAGLGILILVAIIRRTQRRSRRSA
- a CDS encoding N-acetylmuramoyl-L-alanine amidase translates to MIGPAWAGTAELHIGDEAFPVNDVYRVGDVVFFPAEALLEKLGGKAQWHADSRRLTIRFGDRRASATLFTTTAIVDGGMMDLGAAPLFLDGRLSLPTAFFLRALPKLTGRDVKLAALQPTTAPAVSPQLYLDSAFGRHRMLSVNRIVLDAGHGGHDPGACSPQGIREKDINLAITLALADRLRRETTAAVVLTRSDDTFIPLSERTGMANARGADMFVSVHANGAYRRSATGFEVYFLSLTSSDQRAAALAAAENGPEILMPLPSETPGDGDDLDSILKDMIRTENLAASERLAVAMQARLDLAMRLENRGVKQAPFFVLAGAQMPAVLVEVGFVTNPREAKLLTEPATQKRIVDALFDAILYYDAVNGLAE